The following coding sequences lie in one Cyanobacterium sp. Dongsha4 genomic window:
- a CDS encoding AbrB family transcriptional regulator produces MRNKKVQPLTGKDLLKKVKKLGNVSREEKAIECGYYTLTDNGQKRVSMVKFLNALIEAEGISLDNELPTESKKRGRSANYRINVQSNGNLSIGKAYTEKMGLKPGDEFEVILGRKNIHLKQIEG; encoded by the coding sequence ATGCGAAATAAAAAAGTACAACCATTAACAGGAAAAGACTTACTAAAAAAAGTTAAAAAATTAGGTAACGTTTCTCGTGAAGAAAAAGCCATTGAATGTGGTTACTATACCCTCACAGATAATGGACAAAAAAGAGTTAGTATGGTTAAGTTTCTCAATGCTTTAATTGAAGCAGAAGGCATCAGTCTTGATAATGAATTGCCCACAGAAAGCAAAAAAAGAGGAAGAAGTGCTAATTATCGTATAAATGTTCAATCAAATGGTAATCTTTCCATCGGAAAAGCCTACACTGAAAAAATGGGGTTAAAACCGGGAGATGAGTTTGAAGTTATCCTCGGCAGAAAAAATATCCATCTCAAACAAATTGAAGGTTAA